One region of Myxocyprinus asiaticus isolate MX2 ecotype Aquarium Trade chromosome 38, UBuf_Myxa_2, whole genome shotgun sequence genomic DNA includes:
- the LOC127428493 gene encoding WD repeat-containing protein 91-like: MASSVERTNDLVREYLIYRGFTSTLKHLDSEIKVDKKKGFRVDKIIDQLQQLIQNYDLTGLKDYWGYLEGRLFSRLEDIYRPTVNKLWTSLYRLYIIHTDYLKNPEKTQEFFQKQALELQGQVEWHDWFVLPFVPVPEQNPNFLPYFSRQWADTFLVSLHNFLSVLFQCMHIQTLLLPRHHICLL; encoded by the exons ATGGCTTCATCGGTGGAGAGAACAAATGATCTGGTGCGAGAATATCTGATCTATCGAGGTTTCACCAGCACACTTAAACATCTGGACTCAGAAATCAAAGTGGACAAGAAGAAGGGCTTCaga GTTGATAAAATCATTGATCAGCTTCAGCAGTTAATTCAGAATTATGATCTGACAGGACTGAAGGATTACTGGGGTTATCTGGAAGGCAGACTGTTCTCCAGACTAGAGGACATTTACAGACCAACCGTCAACAAACTGTGGACCAGTCTGTACAGACTTTACATCATACACACTGAttacct GAAGAATCCAGAGAAGACACAGGAGTTTTTCCAGAAACAGGCTCTGGAGCTTCAGGGTCAGGTGGAGTGGCATGATTGGTTCGTGCTGCCGTTTGTTCCCGTGCCAGAGCAGAATCCCAATTTCTTGCCGTACTTCTCCCGTCAGTGGGCCGACACCTTCCTCGTGTCTCTACACAACTTCCTCAGTGTGCTCTTCCAGTGCATGCATATCCAAACACTGCTGTTACCCAGACACCATATATGTTTACTGTAA